Within the Bacillus pumilus genome, the region TAAGCCATCTTGTTCATTTAAAGCTGCAACAGATCCTTTTCTCGGAGGAACAACAACAGCCCTTCCTTTAAAATCTGTGCAGTCGTTCAGCTTTTGAATGTGCCAATTCATAAAGCCTCGCATAAAATTCCCTTCACCGATCTGCAAAATCGTTTCCGGATATTCAGACACTGGGTATATGCTTTTTGATAAACGTTTCAAATGGATTCCCCTCTCTGCATTCTATGCACACGTGAACATTTTTCTTAAAAAGGTGCTGATTACTGCACCTTTTTGACTGAATCTCTGATCATGAGCTCTGTATGGACATACATTTTTTCCATATGATCCTCTTCCTGCTCTTCTCCGTTTATGACAGATAGAATGGCATCTGCTCCAAGTGCACACATTTTTTCGATTGGCTTTTTAACCGTTGTCAGTGCAGGCGTGGTATAGGATGAAAATGCAATATCATCAAAACCGATAATAGAGACATCGCCCGGACACGTCTTACCCTTTGCATATAAAGCATTCATTGCACCAATGGCCATATCATCGTTAGAGCAAAAAAGAGCTGTTGGCGGATGATCAAGGGTCAGCAGGGATTCCATTGATTCATAGCCGCTTTTCATATGGTAGTCACCCTTGATCATATATTCTTTTTTCATCGGAATATGGTGATCAATTAACGCTTGAAGAAAACCAGCTTTTCTCTCCTGAGTCGATTTAAAGCCTTCTTTTCCTTCAATGATGGCGATTTGTTGGTGGCCTTGCTGAATGAAATAGTGCGCTGCCTGGTATGCTCCTTGACTATCATCTGCTAATATATTCATCACTTCATGACTTTCTACACGGCGATTCAGCACAATGATTGGAATGCCCTGTTTCTTGACATGATGGATAAACGCTTCATCATGTTCACTTTGGCTCATCAGCAAAATACCATCGTAGCGCTGTTTATGAATGGTTGTGTAATCATGAAAATCGTCAATACCCCTAACAAACAGATTGTAATGCTCTGTCATGACGCTATTGACGCCTTTTAACGCATCCACAAAGAAGCTTGAGGATGTGCCTTCTGTTAAACTCGTAAAAAACAGACCGATCGTAAAAGATTTTTGTGATACAAGGCCTCTGGCATGGACATTTGGTGAATAGTTCAGCTGTTTTGCAATCGACAAAATCTTTTGTTTTGTCTTCTCTTTAATAAAAGGACTATTATTCAAAGCCCTTGATACTGTGGTATGAGAGACATTTGCCAATTTTGCTATGTCTTTAATTGTGACTGTCATGCTATTCCGCCTTTTATGATTTTTTTCCATCTTATCATAAAACCGCTTTCATTTTCTTACCTTTTTCCTCATGTGATTTTACTTTGATGATGGAGCTGCTTTACTCGGTCAAATTGAAAATATTGCTTGGCATTTTCATAACTGATTCCTTTCACGATCTCCCCTAACAGCTCTAGGTCATAGGGGACTTCTCCTTTTTCTACCCAATCCCCGATGATATCACAAAGCAGTCTTCGGAAATATTCATGCCTTGTATAGGATAAAAAACTTCGTGAATCTGTCATCATCCCGATAAAACGGCTGATCAGTCCGATACTGGAAAGAGTCATCATCTGCTCTGTCATTCCTTGCTTCGTATCATTAAACCACCAGGCTGTGCCGTGCTGCATCTTCCCCGGTGTCTTCCCGTCTTGAAAGCTTCCAGCCAATGTTGATATCACGACATTGTCTCTTGGATTTAAGGAATACAGAATCGTGTTTGGCAGTGCATCTTCTTGTTCTAAACGATCTAATATACGGCAAAGCGGCTTTGCAATATCTTCGTCATTCATCGCATCGTACCCCGTATCTGGCCCAAGCCTCTCAAACATTTTCGTATTATTGTTTCTAAGTGCATTGATATGAAGCTGCATTGCCCAGCCACGCTCACAGTAAGCCTGACCTAGCATAATGAAAGTCTCTGTTTTAAATTTGATCTTCTCTTTTTCTGTCAATGGATAACCAGACATTCTTTTATGAAAGATGGTCTCCACTTCTTCTTGTGTCGTTTCTTCATATGTCATTTCATTAATAGCATGATCTGAGATCAAGCAGCCGTGTTCATGGAAAAAATCAATTCTCGCGCGGAGAGCATTTAAAAAATCTTGGTAGGATTGTATTGAAATAGCTGAAGCCTCTGCCAGCTCATGAACATATTTTTCAAACAGATCATTCGCTATATCGAGTGCTTTATCAGGTCGAAACCCTGGAAGCACTTGTACAGAGAATCCCTCTTCCCGCAGTTTTTGATGATATTGAAGTGAATCGATTGGATCATCTGTTGTCACAACAGTTTCAACGTTTGATTTCATGATGAAGTCTCTCGCTCCAAATCCCTCTTCTTGCAGCTTTTCATTGACTTTCTGCCAAATGGTGTCTGCATTTTTTTCATTTAATAGGTCTTGGACTTCGAAATACCTTCTCAGCTCTAGATGAGTCCAATGATAGAGCGGATTTCCTATGGTCATAGGGACGGTCTTCGCCCACGCCAAAAATTTATCATAATCAGATGCATCACCCGTGACATGCGTTTCGGGAATGCCATTTGCTCTCATGGCGCGCCATTTGTAATGATCTCCATAAAGCCATGCCTCAGTGATATTTCGGAAGGTTTTATTTTCATAGATGTCTTTAGGACTTAAATGGCAATGGTAATCTATGATTGGAAGGTCCTTTGCAAACTCATGATATAACTTTTCCGCCGTTGGACTGTTTAGTAAAAACTGCTCATTTAAAAAGGCTTTCATCAAATTCCCCCATCCTTCTTATCGTATGAAAACGATTTGTTCACGTTAACAATTTAATTGTAATCGTTTACAAAGTTGATTTCAATCCTAAAACAGGAAAAAACGATCTCCTTCAGAAAGGAAAATCGTTTTTTGGCTATTTTACAGAAGGTGATTTTTTTAGGATAATCGCAATAGTTGTTCCAGCACCAGGTTCACTTTCCACTTGAATATCGCCGTCATGCAGTAAGACAAGCTCTTTTGCTATTGCCAGACCAAGTCCTGTTCCATTCGTTGGGTCATTTGTATTTGTCCCTCTATAGTAGCGGTTAAATAAGTGATCGACCGTTTCTTGTGCCATACCGCATCCGTTGTCTTTCATTTCGATCCGAATTTCTTCATTTGTTTCAGACAAAACAGCAGTAATATGCGTGCCTTTTTGGTTATGCTTGACTGCATTCGCAAGCAGGTTCTCAATCACTCGTCTGAACCAAGCTTTGTCTATCTCAAAGATGACACCGTTAGTTTGGTCTTCAAAAGAGGATGAAAAATCCTCAGAAAAAGAGCTTCTTGAAAACTCGTCCATAATAGAGGCTAAAAATTCACCCAGCTCGACCGGCTTTCGATTGATAGGTAAGGCCCCATTTTTCAATCGATACGTGAGGTTTAAATCTTCAATCAAGGTCGACATGTATTCTGATTTCTCACGAATCACCTGTCCCATTTCCATGACTTCTTCCTTGGACCATTGATATTGATCAGATTCAAGCATGAGCCCGTAGCCGTAGATGGTACTAAGGGGTGTTTTCAAATCATGAGACAATCCTGCAATCCATTCTTCCCTTGTGGTTTGAATTTTTCTTCGGTTTTCTTCATTCTCTTTTAATGTAAGCGTGAGCTGATCCATTGTTTTGAGGATATCCTCAAATAATCGGTATTCCCGCTTAATACGCCCTTTTTTATTTTTACTAATTGGGATTCCTTTTCTATTCGTTGGTTCCTGCAATTTATTTCTAGATAAGAAAATCAGCCAGCGAATAATGTGATAGATCGGCAGTCCATAGCGATACGAATACCATAATGTCATGACGATAATAATTGTAATCGCAAGACCTGCAATTAAAATGGTCGTATATTGATTTAAAGCGTCTGTTTCTTTATCGTATAAGCCATCTGGGCTGTATACTTTATTTGGTACAGAAATGATCATATACAGGTTTTTATTCACTCTAATATAAGATAGATCACTTCTAAACTCCCAAGGCTTTGATTGATACTTAAGTAGTTCAACATCTGTTACATCATGTTTCAAATTGGTATTGGCTCGAATGCCTTTTAAATATTTCCCTTCATCATTGAACAGATGCACCGACCCATTCATTCTCTTCAAGAATTCTTTCGTTTCAACCGAATATTGAGAGAGTGCAGCCAAATTTTTCTCGTTCTGCTTCAAATAATTGGCGACCTTTGTGCTGTTTGTTTTAAACCCATACAACACGATAAAGCTTTTTTGATCAATCTCAATTGGCCAGAAGTACATCTTATAATCTTTGAATTGTCTTTTTTCAAAGATCTGGATCATTTCATCCTTTTGATAGGAAGTTGGAATGGACTTAGGTCGGTGATAGCTATAGACGTTATGTTTTTTTGAATCAATCACTTGCAGCCAGCCGTCTCGTTTTCTCACTGCTTGCTTGAGCTGATCATCGGCCTCCATTTCTCCATCCTCGTTAAAATAAAGCCAGCTCATGAGTGTATCTCCATCAGCTTTTGTTAAACCAGTTTCAGCCATGTTCTCGTAGTATTTTTTTAAATATAAATTATCAGAGAACGTATTTCCGATGATAAAAACGGCAATCACAATAAACATTTGTCCGACAAAGTGAAAGAAGAGTTTTGCTCGTAAATTCATAAATTATTGATGAACCTTTACTGGGTGTGGTATAAATTTATATCCCATTCCACGGATCGTCACAATATATTCGGGCTGACTTGGATCTAACTCGATCTTTTCTCTCAGCTTTCGAATATGTACCATCACGGTGTTGTTATCACCATATGATGGAACGCCCCATACTTTCTCATAGATTTGGTCTTTTGAGAGAACCACATTCGGATGATCACAAAAGTACTTCAGTAAAGAGAGTAGCTGAGCAGAGCATGCAGTCACCTCTCCTCTTACTTTCAATTCAGCTGAATGAGGATGATAAGAGAAATGGGCATATTCGTATGGACTTTGAGCCTCATCTTGGTCTTCCTTTAAAGAGATATATGTTCGGTTTAAGTGAGCCTTAATTCTAGCCACAAGCTCTAGCGGATTAAATGGCTTTGTGATGTAATCATCTGCCCCTTGAGCAAAACCGGTCAGTTTATCTACATCAGACGTTCTTGCAGTTAAATAGAAAATGGGTGCTTTCGTAAATTTTCTCATTTC harbors:
- a CDS encoding LacI family DNA-binding transcriptional regulator, with amino-acid sequence MTVTIKDIAKLANVSHTTVSRALNNSPFIKEKTKQKILSIAKQLNYSPNVHARGLVSQKSFTIGLFFTSLTEGTSSSFFVDALKGVNSVMTEHYNLFVRGIDDFHDYTTIHKQRYDGILLMSQSEHDEAFIHHVKKQGIPIIVLNRRVESHEVMNILADDSQGAYQAAHYFIQQGHQQIAIIEGKEGFKSTQERKAGFLQALIDHHIPMKKEYMIKGDYHMKSGYESMESLLTLDHPPTALFCSNDDMAIGAMNALYAKGKTCPGDVSIIGFDDIAFSSYTTPALTTVKKPIEKMCALGADAILSVINGEEQEEDHMEKMYVHTELMIRDSVKKVQ
- the uxaC gene encoding glucuronate isomerase, with the protein product MKAFLNEQFLLNSPTAEKLYHEFAKDLPIIDYHCHLSPKDIYENKTFRNITEAWLYGDHYKWRAMRANGIPETHVTGDASDYDKFLAWAKTVPMTIGNPLYHWTHLELRRYFEVQDLLNEKNADTIWQKVNEKLQEEGFGARDFIMKSNVETVVTTDDPIDSLQYHQKLREEGFSVQVLPGFRPDKALDIANDLFEKYVHELAEASAISIQSYQDFLNALRARIDFFHEHGCLISDHAINEMTYEETTQEEVETIFHKRMSGYPLTEKEKIKFKTETFIMLGQAYCERGWAMQLHINALRNNNTKMFERLGPDTGYDAMNDEDIAKPLCRILDRLEQEDALPNTILYSLNPRDNVVISTLAGSFQDGKTPGKMQHGTAWWFNDTKQGMTEQMMTLSSIGLISRFIGMMTDSRSFLSYTRHEYFRRLLCDIIGDWVEKGEVPYDLELLGEIVKGISYENAKQYFQFDRVKQLHHQSKIT
- a CDS encoding HAMP domain-containing sensor histidine kinase; this translates as MNLRAKLFFHFVGQMFIVIAVFIIGNTFSDNLYLKKYYENMAETGLTKADGDTLMSWLYFNEDGEMEADDQLKQAVRKRDGWLQVIDSKKHNVYSYHRPKSIPTSYQKDEMIQIFEKRQFKDYKMYFWPIEIDQKSFIVLYGFKTNSTKVANYLKQNEKNLAALSQYSVETKEFLKRMNGSVHLFNDEGKYLKGIRANTNLKHDVTDVELLKYQSKPWEFRSDLSYIRVNKNLYMIISVPNKVYSPDGLYDKETDALNQYTTILIAGLAITIIIVMTLWYSYRYGLPIYHIIRWLIFLSRNKLQEPTNRKGIPISKNKKGRIKREYRLFEDILKTMDQLTLTLKENEENRRKIQTTREEWIAGLSHDLKTPLSTIYGYGLMLESDQYQWSKEEVMEMGQVIREKSEYMSTLIEDLNLTYRLKNGALPINRKPVELGEFLASIMDEFSRSSFSEDFSSSFEDQTNGVIFEIDKAWFRRVIENLLANAVKHNQKGTHITAVLSETNEEIRIEMKDNGCGMAQETVDHLFNRYYRGTNTNDPTNGTGLGLAIAKELVLLHDGDIQVESEPGAGTTIAIILKKSPSVK
- a CDS encoding response regulator transcription factor, which gives rise to METAKILIADDEEAIVKMVERVLKKEGFKHIYKAYHADEALDVVKNEDIHLLLLDVMMPGKSGFDVLPEMRKFTKAPIFYLTARTSDVDKLTGFAQGADDYITKPFNPLELVARIKAHLNRTYISLKEDQDEAQSPYEYAHFSYHPHSAELKVRGEVTACSAQLLSLLKYFCDHPNVVLSKDQIYEKVWGVPSYGDNNTVMVHIRKLREKIELDPSQPEYIVTIRGMGYKFIPHPVKVHQ